A window from Fervidicoccaceae archaeon encodes these proteins:
- a CDS encoding proton-conducting transporter membrane subunit, with amino-acid sequence MMNMNNIGALAVIGIPVIASVLILLQGFAFNGDRKKIVMLSLIFGLLELGAVSYISYLTITSQFSSALNGIIVYDGFAVIPMMFGAFILQLVLSSTALEFSSPQKMAIFSSSSFMVMLGSFLLATSSSIALFISAWLLLSISSYTAIAASKTKTSSDASIKYALMGAMSTVFIVMWLGTGIYLPGDNIYSASWYGSGKLLLLASAFLIAGVGFKLGIVPFQWWMPDVYSSAEGKAIALITGVAKMGAILGFTRMIYYTFYIGPSYQLILFIAAISILTMTFGNIAALTTNIFPRILAYSSIAQIGYILVGVVGMLYGASTGDEQLIYLASGGIAVQTIGYGLSKSGAFLFSGELGIAAQYEKIKGLYKSDSSSTASLALFLLSLLGLPPLIGFWGKLYLFESAISYSLVLVLIAIINSGISSFYYGRLISALFSDGSSSDQKMKLKTSYIALSILILLLGLGIIQLLFPYLKIKPI; translated from the coding sequence ATGATGAACATGAATAATATTGGTGCTCTAGCTGTCATAGGTATTCCCGTAATAGCATCCGTATTAATTTTACTCCAGGGATTCGCATTTAATGGAGACAGGAAGAAAATTGTCATGCTCTCCCTGATCTTCGGACTGCTGGAGCTAGGAGCCGTATCCTACATATCTTATCTAACAATCACATCCCAATTTTCCTCTGCCCTCAACGGGATAATTGTATATGACGGCTTCGCAGTTATCCCAATGATGTTCGGGGCATTCATACTTCAGTTGGTTCTCTCATCAACTGCACTTGAGTTTTCCAGTCCTCAGAAGATGGCAATCTTCTCATCATCTAGCTTCATGGTAATGCTCGGTAGCTTTTTGCTCGCCACATCATCATCCATAGCTCTCTTCATTTCTGCTTGGCTTCTTTTGAGCATTTCATCCTATACTGCTATAGCGGCGAGTAAAACAAAGACTTCATCGGATGCTTCCATAAAGTATGCTCTTATGGGTGCTATGTCTACAGTTTTCATAGTTATGTGGCTTGGCACAGGCATCTACTTGCCAGGAGACAACATATATTCAGCAAGCTGGTATGGCAGTGGAAAGCTTCTGTTGTTAGCATCAGCATTCCTGATAGCAGGTGTTGGCTTCAAGCTAGGGATCGTTCCCTTTCAATGGTGGATGCCAGACGTCTATTCCTCTGCTGAAGGGAAGGCCATAGCACTCATAACAGGAGTCGCTAAAATGGGAGCAATTCTTGGCTTCACAAGAATGATATACTATACGTTCTATATAGGCCCAAGCTACCAACTAATATTATTCATTGCTGCCATAAGCATTCTCACCATGACTTTTGGGAATATAGCTGCCCTTACAACGAACATATTCCCCAGAATTCTCGCATACAGCAGCATAGCTCAGATCGGATACATTCTCGTCGGAGTAGTAGGCATGCTATACGGTGCTTCAACAGGAGATGAACAGCTAATTTATCTTGCTTCTGGAGGAATTGCTGTTCAAACGATTGGGTATGGTCTATCGAAATCAGGAGCATTTCTTTTTTCTGGAGAGCTGGGGATTGCTGCTCAATATGAAAAAATTAAGGGTCTATACAAGAGCGATTCTTCCAGCACAGCATCTCTCGCACTGTTTCTCCTAAGTCTCCTGGGACTTCCACCTCTCATAGGGTTTTGGGGAAAGCTGTATTTGTTCGAATCAGCAATTTCATATAGTCTGGTATTAGTCCTCATTGCAATAATAAACAGCGGAATTTCCAGCTTCTATTATGGAAGGCTAATATCAGCGCTTTTCTCTGATGGCAGTAGCTCCGACCAGAAGATGAAACTGAAAACTTCCTACATAGCTTTATCCATACTTATCTTGCTGCTAGGACTAGGGATAATACAGCTTCTATTTCCATATCTCAAGATTAAGCCGATTTAA